The Panacibacter microcysteis genome includes a window with the following:
- a CDS encoding MBOAT family O-acyltransferase — MYFLPIYILILGFTIVVDYFAGLYIAKSEGKKRKLWLICSLIANIGVLAFFKYYNFLNFNISQVMGEFGYKNPIPHLDILLPVGLSFHTFQAMSYTIEVYRGHQKPEKHFGIYALYVMFYPQLVAGPIERPQNVIHQFYEKKYFDYDRVVSGLRLMLWGFIKKLVVADRLGIYVDAVYNNAEHHSGLSMMVATAFFGFQIYCDFSGYSDIAIGAARVMGFDLMTNFRRPILISKSIGELWQRWHISLTTWFRDYLYFPLGGNRKGALISSRNVLIVFALSGLWHGANWTFVIWGLINGLLISIERIINPVLRKIHKLLGVTANFFRCITVYIFVTISAVWFRSLTVEQGWYITKSMFTLKPGGFFKGEPPTNFYYYLFAVAMLVITEHVQEYYPNFQLIGNSNVVVRYTGYVLILTMILMVGVFNGGQFIYFQF, encoded by the coding sequence ATGTATTTTTTGCCAATATATATACTCATACTTGGCTTTACCATTGTTGTTGATTATTTCGCAGGACTATATATAGCGAAAAGCGAAGGCAAAAAAAGAAAACTCTGGCTTATCTGCAGTCTTATTGCCAACATTGGTGTGCTGGCATTCTTCAAATATTACAATTTCTTAAACTTTAATATATCTCAGGTGATGGGAGAATTTGGTTATAAGAACCCAATTCCACACCTCGACATTTTACTGCCTGTTGGTTTATCGTTCCACACTTTCCAGGCAATGAGTTACACCATAGAAGTGTATCGCGGTCATCAAAAACCGGAAAAACATTTTGGTATTTACGCACTATATGTAATGTTTTACCCGCAGTTGGTTGCAGGCCCCATAGAAAGGCCACAAAATGTTATTCACCAGTTTTATGAAAAAAAATATTTCGACTACGACAGGGTGGTAAGCGGCTTACGACTGATGTTGTGGGGTTTTATAAAAAAACTGGTGGTAGCAGACAGGCTGGGTATATATGTAGATGCGGTGTACAATAATGCCGAGCACCATAGCGGCCTTAGTATGATGGTAGCCACGGCGTTTTTTGGCTTCCAGATCTATTGCGATTTCTCCGGGTATTCAGATATAGCGATTGGTGCAGCAAGGGTGATGGGCTTCGACCTGATGACCAACTTCAGAAGACCGATACTTATCTCCAAAAGCATTGGCGAATTGTGGCAACGCTGGCATATCTCCCTCACTACATGGTTTAGAGATTACCTGTATTTTCCACTGGGCGGCAACCGCAAAGGCGCACTTATAAGTTCAAGAAACGTACTGATCGTTTTTGCACTAAGCGGTCTTTGGCATGGTGCAAACTGGACGTTTGTTATATGGGGCCTTATCAACGGGTTACTTATCTCAATAGAAAGGATCATTAACCCGGTACTGCGTAAAATTCATAAGCTACTGGGTGTTACCGCTAACTTTTTCCGTTGTATTACGGTGTACATTTTTGTAACCATCTCTGCAGTATGGTTCCGGTCATTAACCGTTGAGCAGGGCTGGTATATTACAAAGTCTATGTTCACATTGAAACCAGGCGGCTTTTTTAAAGGTGAACCACCAACCAACTTTTACTATTACCTGTTTGCAGTGGCCATGCTCGTTATTACAGAACATGTGCAGGAGTATTATCCCAATTTCCAGCTTATTGGTAACAGCAATGTAGTGGTACGCTATACCGGCTATGTGCTCATTCTTACCATGATCTTAATGGTAGGGGTATTCAATGGCGGACAATTCATCTACTTCCAATTCTAA
- a CDS encoding transglutaminase family protein: protein MPVFKIHHITRYEYDRQVRESINEIKIFPYRCDEQETRSQQVTVSTNPDIEYFTDYWGNLTGVFNVLPLHADLVIESRLVVSTQDNPARQMPYNTGFTELQKDKQHNIRLIELSQSDAIQNQAAIEAICAAITQNTNSIAGIAEKCAAYIFHHFAYTKGITNIETTVDEILAHKGGVCQDFAHLMLQILNTLHIPARYVSGYICPNKSGLRGAGATHAWVDVYVPGYGWAGIDPTNNIWVSNNHIKLAVGRHFNDCSPIRGTFKGPAKQKLSVYVSVGYEDGHIFEEINNVKMEVSPANPKVEVTDHTIAGQQQQ, encoded by the coding sequence ATGCCGGTTTTCAAAATTCATCACATTACCAGGTACGAATACGACAGGCAGGTAAGGGAAAGCATAAATGAAATAAAAATTTTTCCATACCGGTGTGATGAGCAGGAAACAAGATCGCAGCAGGTAACTGTTTCAACAAATCCCGACATCGAATATTTTACAGATTACTGGGGCAACCTTACCGGTGTATTCAATGTGTTGCCATTGCATGCCGACCTTGTTATTGAAAGCAGGCTGGTTGTAAGTACACAGGACAATCCTGCCAGGCAAATGCCCTATAATACCGGTTTTACGGAACTGCAAAAAGACAAACAACACAATATACGCTTAATCGAACTTTCACAGTCAGACGCCATACAAAACCAGGCCGCTATAGAAGCTATTTGTGCAGCCATTACACAAAACACAAACAGTATTGCCGGCATAGCAGAAAAATGTGCCGCATATATTTTCCACCACTTTGCATACACAAAAGGCATAACCAATATTGAGACTACAGTCGATGAAATTCTTGCGCATAAAGGTGGTGTTTGCCAGGATTTTGCACACCTTATGCTGCAGATATTAAATACACTCCACATTCCGGCACGGTATGTAAGCGGTTACATCTGCCCCAATAAAAGCGGGCTTCGCGGAGCGGGTGCAACCCATGCCTGGGTAGATGTATATGTACCCGGTTATGGATGGGCCGGTATAGACCCTACCAATAACATCTGGGTTAGCAACAACCACATAAAACTGGCTGTAGGCCGGCATTTCAACGATTGCAGCCCCATACGCGGCACTTTTAAAGGACCTGCCAAACAAAAACTTTCTGTGTATGTTTCGGTAGGCTATGAAGATGGTCACATCTTTGAAGAAATCAATAATGTAAAGATGGAAGTGTCACCGGCAAACCCCAAAGTGGAAGTAACGGATCATACCATTGCAGGTCAGCAGCAACAATAA